One segment of Brassica napus cultivar Da-Ae chromosome C3, Da-Ae, whole genome shotgun sequence DNA contains the following:
- the LOC106387847 gene encoding actin-related protein 2/3 complex subunit 1A-like: MAVVDVHRFAESITCHAWSPDHSMVAFCPNNNEVHIYKSVQDQWERLHVLEKHDQIVSGIDWSSKSNKIVTVSHDRNSYVWSLEGGEWVPTLVILRLNRAALCVQWSPKENKFAVGSGAKTVCICYYEQENNWWVSKLIRKRHESSVTSVAWHPNNILLATTSTDGKCRVFSTFIKGVDVKDPKAGSPAESKFGEQILQLDLSYSWAFGVKWSPSGNTLAYVGHSSMIYFVDDVGPSPLAQSVAFRDLPLRDVLFISEKMVIGVGYDTNPMVFAADDTGIWSFVRYIGEKKAVSSGSSYSSQFSEAFTKFYGQSKATTANDGSESSKSRGGVHDNCINSVVPLSKAGSPKVMRFSTSGLDGKIAIWDLENMQEELGHQF; this comes from the exons ATGGCAGTGGTGGATGTTCACCGGTTCGCAGAGTCAATCACTTGTCATGCTTGGAGTCCTGATCACTCCA tggttgcGTTTTGTCCTAACAATAATGAAGTTCACATCTATAAATCAGTACAAGACCAGTGGGAGAGGTTACATGTCCTCGAAAAG CATGACCAAATTGTTTCTGGAATAGATTGGAGCTCAAAGTCCAACAAAATCGTCACTGTTTCCCATGACAGGAACTC GTACGTGTGGAGCCTGGAAGGAGGTGAGTGGGTACCGACTCTTGTTATCCTTAGACTAAACCGTGCTGCACTTTGTGTCCAGTGGAGTCCAAAAG AGAACAAGTTTGCTGTTGGAAGTGGTGCTAAAACTGTTTGCATATGCTATTATGAGCAAGAGAATAACTG GTGGGTCAGTAAACTTATCCGGAAACGGCATGAATCTTCAGTCACAAGTGTTGCTTGGCATCCTAATAAT ATTCTTCTGGCAACGACATCTACAGATGGAAAATGTCGGGTATTTTCAACATTCATCAAAGGAGTAGACGTAAA GGATCCAAAAGCAGGCTCACCAGCAGAATCTAAATTTGGGGAG CAAATTCTACAGCTTGATCTTTCATACTCTTGGGCTTTTGGTGTGAAATGGTCTCCAAGTGGAAACACCTTGGCTTATGTAG GTCATAGCTCAATGATTTACTTTGTTGATGACGTCGGTCCTTCTCCTTTAGCTCAAAGCGTTGCGTTTAGAGATTTGCCTCTTCGTGAT GTCCTCTTTATTTCGGAGAAAATGGTGATAGGCGTTGGTTATGACACCAACCCAATGGTGTTTGCTGCAGATGATACTGGCATATG GAGTTTTGTCAGATACATCGGAGAGAAGAAAGCGGTATCCTCAGGTTCCAGTTATAGTTCGCAG TTTTCGGAAGCATTTACGAAGTTCTACGGTCAGTCAAAGGCTACAACAGCCAACGACGGTTCTGAATCCTCTAAATCACGTGGGGGCGTTCATGATAACTGCattaa TTCCGTTGTTCCTCTTAGCAAAGCTGGGAGTCCTAAAGTAATGCGATTCAGCACTTCAG GATTGGATGGCAAAATAGCCATATGGGATCTAGAGAACATGCAAGAAGAGCTTGGCCATCAGTTTTAA